A window from Musa acuminata AAA Group cultivar baxijiao chromosome BXJ3-10, Cavendish_Baxijiao_AAA, whole genome shotgun sequence encodes these proteins:
- the LOC135651869 gene encoding uncharacterized protein LOC135651869 isoform X1: MEIDPNFSSLLRTLRVDDPWVPPKTWESIPSESGRVRSADSCGQSQDPIYESSLISEANLVHLVVNALLGIKSSIMEIDKLAAVFSSSPADRTFHRVPTLWCRSLSTNALGKILKCISHSGLVVCLLQKFVNFYQCANRDVQQSEDKGEGSTSLEDTNFLEDLLGSPPNRKVVNMNEIWMQPPYSLINQAFAVAVKKVLQGYFGALNTMQASVKLRRSAMTFEKSVDIPDGSCGYTKISQSGITLLEVFLHTNELRTQIESLGNICFPRFADLAVSREALTAETNIEFHNFPRGVDLLSYLYLQLRNADPIHHALLKHLFVGSCEPYCGFIKSWIFRASIDDPYREFFVHKSTKSNAASESVDKLFLTEIKEQIGISVPCFLKDVHRPLVRAGLQLQVLVKFLSLFNFDFVGRSANSHCNLANIEEILPCWVGMSTDSAFLSNSLTFCKQRIEALICQRQNIYQMMLEKLQVFFSKSDIRYERMNHMVIPFNNAQSLYSGRSPNIPIILLSGADYVFSATTDEPEATRICTTQNATDASYTSEESSYELDSLHNSENSFYSSEEETESEGFLTSGNHVMPPEYLLHSDSLPCYTIKIPFPNSNEIGRLCFSQASCYSMPKQHGPAVHHYKNEKISSSVSFCCGDEKPVMTPVLSDENYNSDNFWPVGLLKAPFYHIINYRGPKQPCLAPQSIQMTDENSGTLENTKSVFDKVIVPFSSKLDMGGRFEFMNARIGPWCHDIFSSWNSNEYYDLSANPILTRFSWFSNMDILKDRSSNKRHRSHFPYFDFSSVVDPCNFSINVLATPDNGLEVEASRIGNSNLAIVGSNGILADSVQHSNKDQPDLKPTCSSNTSREAHHTPGHLPSSVSGGALWVGSLHYSNEIESCAEDKWHDSGAEFEMPPDVVIDKCIVQEILLHMSATLLSSCSRKVLICMNICWHCGDIILWNWQTGQIHLLFLFVNSVFSFKKWSVAEPEKKVAEMQGILELSLQRSSCETDQYKERLYVYMNGQSIVPVSNSSAGLNIFDFMLLGYKVDWPIKIIVTPAALNIYAEIFHYLIQVRLAAFSLVEVWYYIKAYQSSVLRGQDLKFHKIDLQNLIKLRQQMNHFLSALQQYLHSQLSNVSWSRFQHSLKHQVKDMLDLESVHMSYLAEALHICFLSEDTKPVAVIIENILQCALDFGLHLTGGHLYAGTNRPGPLNLQSDINLCKVSTIQTIFERNLKDLYLLYLKSPKHVDFSLCRFWDHLNYNEYYSNIFNRDTNYLCL, encoded by the exons ATGGAGATAGATCCGAACTTTTCCTCGCTGCTTCGGACCCTAAGGGTGGACGACCCATGGGTTCCTCCCAAGACGTGGGAATCGATCCCCTCCGAGAGCGGCAGAGTTCGATCCGCTGATTCTTGCGGCCAATCACAAGATCCGATATACGAATCTTCTTTAATTTCT GAGGCTAATTTGGTTCATCTGGTTGTAAATGCATTGCTAGGCATAAAGTCATCCATAATGGAAATTGATAAGCTCGCAGCAGTATTCTCTTCAAGTCCAGCTGATAGAACTTTTCATAGAGTCCCTACTTTATGGTGTCGATCATTGAGCACCAACGCTTTGGGAAAGATTCTTAAATGTATAAGCCACTCAGGTCTTGTTGTATGCTTACTCCAGAAGTTTGTTAACTTTTATCAGTGTGCAAATCGAGATGTACAACAAAGTGAAGACAAGGGAGAGGGAAGTACTAGTCTAGAAGACACCAATTTTTTAGAAGATCTTCTAGGATCACCCCCAAATAGGAAAGTTGTTAATATGAATGAAATATGGATGCAACCACCTTATAGTTTGATTAACCAAGCGTTTGCTGTAGCTGTTAAAAAAGTTCTTCAAGGATACTTTGGTGCCTTGAATACTATGCAAGCATCTGTTAAGTTGAGGCGCTCAGCAATGACGTTTGAGAAATCTGTTGACATTCCTGATGGATCATGTGGATACACAAAAATTTCTCAATCAGGAATTACTCTTCTGGAAGTTTTTCTGCACACCAATGAATTGAGAACACAAATTGAATCCCTGGGAAACATCTGTTTTCCCAGGTTTGCTGATCTTGCTGTATCTAGAGAGGCTTTGACAGCTGAgaccaacatagagtttcataacTTCCCAAGAGGAGTAGATTTACTCTCATATTTGTATCTTCAGCTACGT AATGCTGATCCTATTCATCATGCACTTCTCAAGCATCTCTTTGTTGGTTCATGTGAACCCTACTGTGGCTTCATCAAATCATGGATTTTTCGTGCAAGCATTGATGATCCTTACAGAGAGTTTTTTGTGCACAAGTCAACAAAATCTAATGCTGCAAGTGAATCTGTTGATAAGTTATTTCTGACAGAAATCAAG GAGCAAATTGGCATCTCAGTTCCTTGCTTTctgaaagatgttcatcgtccccTTGTCCGAGCTGGGCTACAACTTCAAGTTCTTGTCAAATTTCTGAGcttatttaattttgattttgttGGAAGAAGCGCTAATTCACATTGCAATTTGGCAAATATTGAGGAAATTCTTCCTTGTTGGGTTGGCATGTCAACTGATTCAGCATTCCTCTCAAACTCATTAACATTTTGCAAGCAGAGAATTGAAGCGTTGATTTGTCAGAGACAAAATATATACCAGATGATGCTCGAAAAGCTTCAAGTGTTTTTCTCAAAATCTGACATTAGATATGAGAGGATGAATCACATG GTAATTCCCTTTAATAATGCCCAGAGCTTGTACAGTGGAAGAAGTCCTAATATCCCCATCATTTTGCTTTCTGGTGCCGATTATGTCTTCTCTGCAACAACCGATGAGCCAGAAGCTACCAGGAT ATGTACAACTCAAAACGCTACTGATGCTTCTTATACATCTGAGGAGTCTTCATATGAACTGGATTCATTGCACAATTCAGAAAACTCTTTTTATAGTTCTGAAGAGGAAACTGAGTCTGAGGGTTTCCTTACTTCTGGCAATCATGTAATGCCACCAGAATATCTTCTGCATTCGGATTCATTGCCCTGTTATACAATTAAAATTCCATTCCCAAACTCCAATGAAATTGGAAGGCTGTGCTTCTCTCAAGCCTCTTGTTATAGTATGCCTAAACAACATGGACCTGCTGTTCATCATTATAAGAATGAAAAGATAAGTAGTTCTGTCTCCTTTTGTTGTGGAGATGAAAAACCAGTCATGACTCCAGTTCTTTCAGATGAGAACTACAATTCTGACAATTTCTGGCCAGTAGGACTTCTGAAGGCTCCTTTCTATCACATCATCAACTACAGAGGTCCAAAGCAACCATGCTTAGCTCCGCAAAGTATTCAGATGACTGATGAGAACTCAGGAACCCTGGAAAATACAAAATCAGTATTTGATAAAGTTATTGTTCCATTCAGTTCAAAATTAGATATGGGTGGAAGATTTGAATTCATGAATGCTAGAATTGGACCTTGGTGTCACGACATTTTTTCATCATGGAACTCCAATGAATACTATGATCTTAGTGCCAACCCGATTTTGACAAGATTTTCTTGGTTTAGTAATATGGACATTTTAAAAGATAGAAGCTCCAATAAGAGACACCGTTCACATTTCCCATACTTTGACTTCTCCTCGGTGGTTGATCCTTGTAATTTCTCGATAAATGTTTTAGCCACTCCTGATAATGGGTTGGAAGTTGAAGCTTCTAGGATTGGGAATTCAAATCTTGCTATTGTAGGCAGTAATGGAATCTTGGCTGACTCTGTACAACATAGTAATAAAGACCAACCAGATTTAAAGCCCACATGTTCATCAAATACATCAAGAGAGGCACACCACACACCAGGGCATCTTCCTTCAAGCGTTTCTGGGGGGGCACTCTGGGTGGGTTCATTACATTATTCTAATGAAATTGAATCTTGTGCTGAAGACAAGTGGCATGATTCAGGGGCAGAGTTTGAGATGCCACCTGATGTTGTCATAGACAAATGCATAGTGCAAGAGATATTGCTTCA TATGTCAGCAACTTTGCTATCAAGTTGCTCGAGGAAGGTTTTGATCTGCATGAACATTTGTTGGCATTGCGGCGATATCATTTTATGGAACTGGCAGACTGGGCAGATACATTTATTATTTCTGTTTGTAAACAG TGTTTTTTCCTTCAAGAAATGGTCTGTTGCTGAACCAGAGAAGAAAGTAGCAGAGATGCAAGGGATCCTTGAGTTGTCATTACAAAGATCTTCATGTGAAACTGATCAATACAAGGAGAGGTTATATGTGTACATGAATGGACAAAGCATTGTGCCTGTATCAAATTCTTCAGCTG GTCTCAATATCTTTGATTTTATGTTGTTGGGTTACAAAGTTGACTGGCCCATCAAAATTATTGTGACACCAGCTGCACTGAATATTTATGCTGAGATCTTTCATTATCTCATTCAAGTCAGACTTGCCGCTTTTTCTTTAGTTGAGGTCTGGTACTATATAAAG GCCTATCAGAGTTCCGTATTGCGTGGTCAAGATTTGAAATTTCACAAAATAGACTTGCAAAACTTGATAAAATTAAG GCAACAAATGAATCACTTTTTGTCTGCTCTGCAACAATATCTGCATTCACAGTTGTCAAATGTCTCCTGGTCTCGTTTTCAACATTCCCTTAAACATCAG GTCAAAGACATGCTAGACTTAGAATCTGTGCACATGTCATATCTTGCGGAAGCTTTACACAT
- the LOC135651869 gene encoding uncharacterized protein LOC135651869 isoform X2, whose product MEIDPNFSSLLRTLRVDDPWVPPKTWESIPSESGRVRSADSCGQSQDPIYESSLISEANLVHLVVNALLGIKSSIMEIDKLAAVFSSSPADRTFHRVPTLWCRSLSTNALGKILKCISHSGLVVCLLQKFVNFYQCANRDVQQSEDKGEGSTSLEDTNFLEDLLGSPPNRKVVNMNEIWMQPPYSLINQAFAVAVKKVLQGYFGALNTMQASVKLRRSAMTFEKSVDIPDGSCGYTKISQSGITLLEVFLHTNELRTQIESLGNICFPRFADLAVSREALTAETNIEFHNFPRGVDLLSYLYLQLRNADPIHHALLKHLFVGSCEPYCGFIKSWIFRASIDDPYREFFVHKSTKSNAASESVDKLFLTEIKEQIGISVPCFLKDVHRPLVRAGLQLQVLVKFLSLFNFDFVGRSANSHCNLANIEEILPCWVGMSTDSAFLSNSLTFCKQRIEALICQRQNIYQMMLEKLQVFFSKSDIRYERMNHMVIPFNNAQSLYSGRSPNIPIILLSGADYVFSATTDEPEATRICTTQNATDASYTSEESSYELDSLHNSENSFYSSEEETESEGFLTSGNHVMPPEYLLHSDSLPCYTIKIPFPNSNEIGRLCFSQASCYSMPKQHGPAVHHYKNEKISSSVSFCCGDEKPVMTPVLSDENYNSDNFWPVGLLKAPFYHIINYRGPKQPCLAPQSIQMTDENSGTLENTKSVFDKVIVPFSSKLDMGGRFEFMNARIGPWCHDIFSSWNSNEYYDLSANPILTRFSWFSNMDILKDRSSNKRHRSHFPYFDFSSVVDPCNFSINVLATPDNGLEVEASRIGNSNLAIVGSNGILADSVQHSNKDQPDLKPTCSSNTSREAHHTPGHLPSSVSGGALWVGSLHYSNEIESCAEDKWHDSGAEFEMPPDVVIDKCIVQEILLQYKYVSNFAIKLLEEGFDLHEHLLALRRYHFMELADWADTFIISVCKQKWSVAEPEKKVAEMQGILELSLQRSSCETDQYKERLYVYMNGQSIVPVSNSSAGLNIFDFMLLGYKVDWPIKIIVTPAALNIYAEIFHYLIQVRLAAFSLVEVWYYIKAYQSSVLRGQDLKFHKIDLQNLIKLRQQMNHFLSALQQYLHSQLSNVSWSRFQHSLKHQVKDMLDLESVHMSYLAEALHICFLSEDTKPVAVIIENILQCALDFGLHLTGGHLYAGTNRPGPLNLQSDINLCKVSTIQTIFERNLKDLYLLYLKSPKHVDFSLCRFWDHLNYNEYYSNIFNRDTNYLCL is encoded by the exons ATGGAGATAGATCCGAACTTTTCCTCGCTGCTTCGGACCCTAAGGGTGGACGACCCATGGGTTCCTCCCAAGACGTGGGAATCGATCCCCTCCGAGAGCGGCAGAGTTCGATCCGCTGATTCTTGCGGCCAATCACAAGATCCGATATACGAATCTTCTTTAATTTCT GAGGCTAATTTGGTTCATCTGGTTGTAAATGCATTGCTAGGCATAAAGTCATCCATAATGGAAATTGATAAGCTCGCAGCAGTATTCTCTTCAAGTCCAGCTGATAGAACTTTTCATAGAGTCCCTACTTTATGGTGTCGATCATTGAGCACCAACGCTTTGGGAAAGATTCTTAAATGTATAAGCCACTCAGGTCTTGTTGTATGCTTACTCCAGAAGTTTGTTAACTTTTATCAGTGTGCAAATCGAGATGTACAACAAAGTGAAGACAAGGGAGAGGGAAGTACTAGTCTAGAAGACACCAATTTTTTAGAAGATCTTCTAGGATCACCCCCAAATAGGAAAGTTGTTAATATGAATGAAATATGGATGCAACCACCTTATAGTTTGATTAACCAAGCGTTTGCTGTAGCTGTTAAAAAAGTTCTTCAAGGATACTTTGGTGCCTTGAATACTATGCAAGCATCTGTTAAGTTGAGGCGCTCAGCAATGACGTTTGAGAAATCTGTTGACATTCCTGATGGATCATGTGGATACACAAAAATTTCTCAATCAGGAATTACTCTTCTGGAAGTTTTTCTGCACACCAATGAATTGAGAACACAAATTGAATCCCTGGGAAACATCTGTTTTCCCAGGTTTGCTGATCTTGCTGTATCTAGAGAGGCTTTGACAGCTGAgaccaacatagagtttcataacTTCCCAAGAGGAGTAGATTTACTCTCATATTTGTATCTTCAGCTACGT AATGCTGATCCTATTCATCATGCACTTCTCAAGCATCTCTTTGTTGGTTCATGTGAACCCTACTGTGGCTTCATCAAATCATGGATTTTTCGTGCAAGCATTGATGATCCTTACAGAGAGTTTTTTGTGCACAAGTCAACAAAATCTAATGCTGCAAGTGAATCTGTTGATAAGTTATTTCTGACAGAAATCAAG GAGCAAATTGGCATCTCAGTTCCTTGCTTTctgaaagatgttcatcgtccccTTGTCCGAGCTGGGCTACAACTTCAAGTTCTTGTCAAATTTCTGAGcttatttaattttgattttgttGGAAGAAGCGCTAATTCACATTGCAATTTGGCAAATATTGAGGAAATTCTTCCTTGTTGGGTTGGCATGTCAACTGATTCAGCATTCCTCTCAAACTCATTAACATTTTGCAAGCAGAGAATTGAAGCGTTGATTTGTCAGAGACAAAATATATACCAGATGATGCTCGAAAAGCTTCAAGTGTTTTTCTCAAAATCTGACATTAGATATGAGAGGATGAATCACATG GTAATTCCCTTTAATAATGCCCAGAGCTTGTACAGTGGAAGAAGTCCTAATATCCCCATCATTTTGCTTTCTGGTGCCGATTATGTCTTCTCTGCAACAACCGATGAGCCAGAAGCTACCAGGAT ATGTACAACTCAAAACGCTACTGATGCTTCTTATACATCTGAGGAGTCTTCATATGAACTGGATTCATTGCACAATTCAGAAAACTCTTTTTATAGTTCTGAAGAGGAAACTGAGTCTGAGGGTTTCCTTACTTCTGGCAATCATGTAATGCCACCAGAATATCTTCTGCATTCGGATTCATTGCCCTGTTATACAATTAAAATTCCATTCCCAAACTCCAATGAAATTGGAAGGCTGTGCTTCTCTCAAGCCTCTTGTTATAGTATGCCTAAACAACATGGACCTGCTGTTCATCATTATAAGAATGAAAAGATAAGTAGTTCTGTCTCCTTTTGTTGTGGAGATGAAAAACCAGTCATGACTCCAGTTCTTTCAGATGAGAACTACAATTCTGACAATTTCTGGCCAGTAGGACTTCTGAAGGCTCCTTTCTATCACATCATCAACTACAGAGGTCCAAAGCAACCATGCTTAGCTCCGCAAAGTATTCAGATGACTGATGAGAACTCAGGAACCCTGGAAAATACAAAATCAGTATTTGATAAAGTTATTGTTCCATTCAGTTCAAAATTAGATATGGGTGGAAGATTTGAATTCATGAATGCTAGAATTGGACCTTGGTGTCACGACATTTTTTCATCATGGAACTCCAATGAATACTATGATCTTAGTGCCAACCCGATTTTGACAAGATTTTCTTGGTTTAGTAATATGGACATTTTAAAAGATAGAAGCTCCAATAAGAGACACCGTTCACATTTCCCATACTTTGACTTCTCCTCGGTGGTTGATCCTTGTAATTTCTCGATAAATGTTTTAGCCACTCCTGATAATGGGTTGGAAGTTGAAGCTTCTAGGATTGGGAATTCAAATCTTGCTATTGTAGGCAGTAATGGAATCTTGGCTGACTCTGTACAACATAGTAATAAAGACCAACCAGATTTAAAGCCCACATGTTCATCAAATACATCAAGAGAGGCACACCACACACCAGGGCATCTTCCTTCAAGCGTTTCTGGGGGGGCACTCTGGGTGGGTTCATTACATTATTCTAATGAAATTGAATCTTGTGCTGAAGACAAGTGGCATGATTCAGGGGCAGAGTTTGAGATGCCACCTGATGTTGTCATAGACAAATGCATAGTGCAAGAGATATTGCTTCA ATACAAGTATGTCAGCAACTTTGCTATCAAGTTGCTCGAGGAAGGTTTTGATCTGCATGAACATTTGTTGGCATTGCGGCGATATCATTTTATGGAACTGGCAGACTGGGCAGATACATTTATTATTTCTGTTTGTAAACAG AAATGGTCTGTTGCTGAACCAGAGAAGAAAGTAGCAGAGATGCAAGGGATCCTTGAGTTGTCATTACAAAGATCTTCATGTGAAACTGATCAATACAAGGAGAGGTTATATGTGTACATGAATGGACAAAGCATTGTGCCTGTATCAAATTCTTCAGCTG GTCTCAATATCTTTGATTTTATGTTGTTGGGTTACAAAGTTGACTGGCCCATCAAAATTATTGTGACACCAGCTGCACTGAATATTTATGCTGAGATCTTTCATTATCTCATTCAAGTCAGACTTGCCGCTTTTTCTTTAGTTGAGGTCTGGTACTATATAAAG GCCTATCAGAGTTCCGTATTGCGTGGTCAAGATTTGAAATTTCACAAAATAGACTTGCAAAACTTGATAAAATTAAG GCAACAAATGAATCACTTTTTGTCTGCTCTGCAACAATATCTGCATTCACAGTTGTCAAATGTCTCCTGGTCTCGTTTTCAACATTCCCTTAAACATCAG GTCAAAGACATGCTAGACTTAGAATCTGTGCACATGTCATATCTTGCGGAAGCTTTACACAT
- the LOC135651869 gene encoding uncharacterized protein LOC135651869 isoform X3 has protein sequence MEIDPNFSSLLRTLRVDDPWVPPKTWESIPSESGRVRSADSCGQSQDPIYESSLISEANLVHLVVNALLGIKSSIMEIDKLAAVFSSSPADRTFHRVPTLWCRSLSTNALGKILKCISHSGLVVCLLQKFVNFYQCANRDVQQSEDKGEGSTSLEDTNFLEDLLGSPPNRKVVNMNEIWMQPPYSLINQAFAVAVKKVLQGYFGALNTMQASVKLRRSAMTFEKSVDIPDGSCGYTKISQSGITLLEVFLHTNELRTQIESLGNICFPRFADLAVSREALTAETNIEFHNFPRGVDLLSYLYLQLRNADPIHHALLKHLFVGSCEPYCGFIKSWIFRASIDDPYREFFVHKSTKSNAASESVDKLFLTEIKEQIGISVPCFLKDVHRPLVRAGLQLQVLVKFLSLFNFDFVGRSANSHCNLANIEEILPCWVGMSTDSAFLSNSLTFCKQRIEALICQRQNIYQMMLEKLQVFFSKSDIRYERMNHMVIPFNNAQSLYSGRSPNIPIILLSGADYVFSATTDEPEATRICTTQNATDASYTSEESSYELDSLHNSENSFYSSEEETESEGFLTSGNHVMPPEYLLHSDSLPCYTIKIPFPNSNEIGRLCFSQASCYSMPKQHGPAVHHYKNEKISSSVSFCCGDEKPVMTPVLSDENYNSDNFWPVGLLKAPFYHIINYRGPKQPCLAPQSIQMTDENSGTLENTKSVFDKVIVPFSSKLDMGGRFEFMNARIGPWCHDIFSSWNSNEYYDLSANPILTRFSWFSNMDILKDRSSNKRHRSHFPYFDFSSVVDPCNFSINVLATPDNGLEVEASRIGNSNLAIVGSNGILADSVQHSNKDQPDLKPTCSSNTSREAHHTPGHLPSSVSGGALWVGSLHYSNEIESCAEDKWHDSGAEFEMPPDVVIDKCIVQEILLHMSATLLSSCSRKVLICMNICWHCGDIILWNWQTGQIHLLFLFVNSVFSFKKWSVAEPEKKVAEMQGILELSLQRSSCETDQYKERLYVYMNGQSIVPVSNSSAV, from the exons ATGGAGATAGATCCGAACTTTTCCTCGCTGCTTCGGACCCTAAGGGTGGACGACCCATGGGTTCCTCCCAAGACGTGGGAATCGATCCCCTCCGAGAGCGGCAGAGTTCGATCCGCTGATTCTTGCGGCCAATCACAAGATCCGATATACGAATCTTCTTTAATTTCT GAGGCTAATTTGGTTCATCTGGTTGTAAATGCATTGCTAGGCATAAAGTCATCCATAATGGAAATTGATAAGCTCGCAGCAGTATTCTCTTCAAGTCCAGCTGATAGAACTTTTCATAGAGTCCCTACTTTATGGTGTCGATCATTGAGCACCAACGCTTTGGGAAAGATTCTTAAATGTATAAGCCACTCAGGTCTTGTTGTATGCTTACTCCAGAAGTTTGTTAACTTTTATCAGTGTGCAAATCGAGATGTACAACAAAGTGAAGACAAGGGAGAGGGAAGTACTAGTCTAGAAGACACCAATTTTTTAGAAGATCTTCTAGGATCACCCCCAAATAGGAAAGTTGTTAATATGAATGAAATATGGATGCAACCACCTTATAGTTTGATTAACCAAGCGTTTGCTGTAGCTGTTAAAAAAGTTCTTCAAGGATACTTTGGTGCCTTGAATACTATGCAAGCATCTGTTAAGTTGAGGCGCTCAGCAATGACGTTTGAGAAATCTGTTGACATTCCTGATGGATCATGTGGATACACAAAAATTTCTCAATCAGGAATTACTCTTCTGGAAGTTTTTCTGCACACCAATGAATTGAGAACACAAATTGAATCCCTGGGAAACATCTGTTTTCCCAGGTTTGCTGATCTTGCTGTATCTAGAGAGGCTTTGACAGCTGAgaccaacatagagtttcataacTTCCCAAGAGGAGTAGATTTACTCTCATATTTGTATCTTCAGCTACGT AATGCTGATCCTATTCATCATGCACTTCTCAAGCATCTCTTTGTTGGTTCATGTGAACCCTACTGTGGCTTCATCAAATCATGGATTTTTCGTGCAAGCATTGATGATCCTTACAGAGAGTTTTTTGTGCACAAGTCAACAAAATCTAATGCTGCAAGTGAATCTGTTGATAAGTTATTTCTGACAGAAATCAAG GAGCAAATTGGCATCTCAGTTCCTTGCTTTctgaaagatgttcatcgtccccTTGTCCGAGCTGGGCTACAACTTCAAGTTCTTGTCAAATTTCTGAGcttatttaattttgattttgttGGAAGAAGCGCTAATTCACATTGCAATTTGGCAAATATTGAGGAAATTCTTCCTTGTTGGGTTGGCATGTCAACTGATTCAGCATTCCTCTCAAACTCATTAACATTTTGCAAGCAGAGAATTGAAGCGTTGATTTGTCAGAGACAAAATATATACCAGATGATGCTCGAAAAGCTTCAAGTGTTTTTCTCAAAATCTGACATTAGATATGAGAGGATGAATCACATG GTAATTCCCTTTAATAATGCCCAGAGCTTGTACAGTGGAAGAAGTCCTAATATCCCCATCATTTTGCTTTCTGGTGCCGATTATGTCTTCTCTGCAACAACCGATGAGCCAGAAGCTACCAGGAT ATGTACAACTCAAAACGCTACTGATGCTTCTTATACATCTGAGGAGTCTTCATATGAACTGGATTCATTGCACAATTCAGAAAACTCTTTTTATAGTTCTGAAGAGGAAACTGAGTCTGAGGGTTTCCTTACTTCTGGCAATCATGTAATGCCACCAGAATATCTTCTGCATTCGGATTCATTGCCCTGTTATACAATTAAAATTCCATTCCCAAACTCCAATGAAATTGGAAGGCTGTGCTTCTCTCAAGCCTCTTGTTATAGTATGCCTAAACAACATGGACCTGCTGTTCATCATTATAAGAATGAAAAGATAAGTAGTTCTGTCTCCTTTTGTTGTGGAGATGAAAAACCAGTCATGACTCCAGTTCTTTCAGATGAGAACTACAATTCTGACAATTTCTGGCCAGTAGGACTTCTGAAGGCTCCTTTCTATCACATCATCAACTACAGAGGTCCAAAGCAACCATGCTTAGCTCCGCAAAGTATTCAGATGACTGATGAGAACTCAGGAACCCTGGAAAATACAAAATCAGTATTTGATAAAGTTATTGTTCCATTCAGTTCAAAATTAGATATGGGTGGAAGATTTGAATTCATGAATGCTAGAATTGGACCTTGGTGTCACGACATTTTTTCATCATGGAACTCCAATGAATACTATGATCTTAGTGCCAACCCGATTTTGACAAGATTTTCTTGGTTTAGTAATATGGACATTTTAAAAGATAGAAGCTCCAATAAGAGACACCGTTCACATTTCCCATACTTTGACTTCTCCTCGGTGGTTGATCCTTGTAATTTCTCGATAAATGTTTTAGCCACTCCTGATAATGGGTTGGAAGTTGAAGCTTCTAGGATTGGGAATTCAAATCTTGCTATTGTAGGCAGTAATGGAATCTTGGCTGACTCTGTACAACATAGTAATAAAGACCAACCAGATTTAAAGCCCACATGTTCATCAAATACATCAAGAGAGGCACACCACACACCAGGGCATCTTCCTTCAAGCGTTTCTGGGGGGGCACTCTGGGTGGGTTCATTACATTATTCTAATGAAATTGAATCTTGTGCTGAAGACAAGTGGCATGATTCAGGGGCAGAGTTTGAGATGCCACCTGATGTTGTCATAGACAAATGCATAGTGCAAGAGATATTGCTTCA TATGTCAGCAACTTTGCTATCAAGTTGCTCGAGGAAGGTTTTGATCTGCATGAACATTTGTTGGCATTGCGGCGATATCATTTTATGGAACTGGCAGACTGGGCAGATACATTTATTATTTCTGTTTGTAAACAG TGTTTTTTCCTTCAAGAAATGGTCTGTTGCTGAACCAGAGAAGAAAGTAGCAGAGATGCAAGGGATCCTTGAGTTGTCATTACAAAGATCTTCATGTGAAACTGATCAATACAAGGAGAGGTTATATGTGTACATGAATGGACAAAGCATTGTGCCTGTATCAAATTCTTCAGCTG TTTAA